One window of Campylobacter avium LMG 24591 genomic DNA carries:
- a CDS encoding serine hydroxymethyltransferase, whose translation MSLQDFDKEIYDLANLELKRQCEDLEMIASENFTLPEVMEAMGSILTNKYAEGYPSKRYYGGCEFVDEIENIAINRCKQLFNCEFANVQPNSGSQANQGVYMALLNPGDKILGMDLSHGGHLTHGAKVSSSGKLYESFFYGVELDGRINYDKVREIAHIVKPKMIVCGASAYARVIDFAKFREIADEVGAYLFADVAHIAGLIVGGVHPSAFPHAHVVSSTTHKTLRGPRGGIIMTNDEEIAKKINSAIFPGIQGGPLMHVIAAKAVGFKYNLSSEWKAYAKQVVDNAQVLAKVLMQRNYKLVSDGTDNHLVLMNFLDKEFSGKDADIALGKAGITVNKNTVPGEKRSPFVTSGVRIGTPALTARGFKEKEIEIVANSIADVLDDINNEKVQSQTKEKLKKLASEFIIYTKAMF comes from the coding sequence ATGAGTTTGCAAGACTTTGACAAGGAAATTTACGATTTAGCGAATTTAGAGCTTAAGAGGCAGTGTGAAGACCTAGAAATGATAGCTAGTGAAAATTTCACATTACCAGAGGTTATGGAGGCTATGGGCAGCATTCTTACCAACAAATACGCAGAAGGCTATCCTAGCAAGAGATATTACGGAGGCTGTGAATTTGTAGATGAGATAGAAAATATAGCCATAAACAGATGTAAGCAGCTTTTTAACTGTGAATTTGCAAATGTTCAGCCAAATTCAGGCTCGCAGGCAAATCAAGGTGTTTATATGGCTTTACTAAATCCAGGCGATAAAATTTTAGGTATGGATTTGAGCCACGGAGGACACTTAACCCACGGAGCCAAGGTAAGTTCCTCAGGAAAGCTTTATGAAAGCTTTTTTTACGGGGTTGAGCTAGACGGTCGTATAAATTACGATAAGGTAAGAGAAATTGCACACATAGTAAAACCTAAGATGATAGTGTGCGGTGCTAGTGCTTATGCTAGGGTGATTGATTTTGCTAAATTTAGAGAAATAGCAGATGAGGTTGGAGCTTACCTTTTCGCTGACGTAGCTCATATTGCCGGACTTATAGTAGGAGGTGTTCATCCAAGTGCCTTCCCTCACGCACATGTAGTTAGCTCAACAACTCACAAGACCCTAAGAGGCCCAAGAGGCGGTATCATCATGACTAATGATGAGGAGATAGCTAAGAAAATAAATTCAGCAATTTTCCCTGGAATTCAAGGCGGCCCATTAATGCATGTGATAGCGGCAAAAGCCGTTGGCTTTAAGTATAATCTCTCTTCTGAGTGGAAAGCTTATGCTAAGCAAGTTGTAGATAATGCACAGGTTTTAGCTAAGGTTCTTATGCAAAGAAATTATAAACTAGTAAGCGATGGAACTGATAATCACCTTGTATTAATGAATTTCTTAGATAAAGAATTTAGCGGTAAGGACGCTGATATAGCACTAGGCAAGGCTGGTATAACTGTTAATAAAAACACAGTTCCTGGCGAAAAAAGAAGTCCTTTCGTAACAAGCGGCGTTCGTATAGGAACCCCAGCCCTTACAGCTCGCGGTTTCAAAGAAAAAGAAATAGAAATAGTAGCAAATTCAATAGCAGATGTTTTGGATGACATAAACAATGAAAAAGTCCAAAGCCAAACCAAAGAAAAATTAAAAAAACTTGCTAGCGAATTTATAATTTACACAAAGGCTATGTTTTGA